From the genome of Candidatus Thermoplasmatota archaeon:
GACGCGTAGGCGAAGGCCCACGTCGCGTTGTCCCACTGGATGAACATCGCCTCGCCAACGGGCTCGCCGGAGCCGTTCGGCGTCGCGACGGAGAGCATCGCGCCGGCAAAGCCGTCGGGGTCGGGCGTCGTCTCGTCGGCGATGACGCCGCAGAGGACGCGCGGGCCCGCGTTGCCGGCGGGCTGCGAGACGCCGTCGTCGATGTCGCGGTGGACGACGACCGCGCGGCCCATGATGTAGGCCGGGTCCGCGGGGTCGAGGCTCAGCTTGTCCGTGAAGGCGACGAGGCCCGCGCGGCCGTCGACGCCCGCAACCAGGTTGCCGAGGTCGCCCGCGTGCGCGCCGTGGCTCGCGTTCGTCGGGTTGAAGTGCCCGCCCGCGGCGCCGCCGGGGACGGCGGCCGTGCCGTTCGTCGCGGGGGTCGGGCTGCACGAGGTGCCGGCGTGCACGTGGAAGCCGTGCGGGCCGGGCGCAAGACCCTTCGCGACGGCCATGACCATGACCTTGCCGGGGAAGAAGGGGTGGGTCGAGAAGAACACGTACCCCATGTCCTCGCTGCCGGTGCCGTTCGCGTCGACGGTCCGGAGGGCGACGTTGAACTGCGGCTCCTCGGATTCGTTGTTCTGCGGGT
Proteins encoded in this window:
- a CDS encoding superoxide dismutase family protein, encoding MIPKIAMLSLLALSVALAGCASPPADPGNKNPTPPTDNPTDPQNNESEEPQFNVALRTVDANGTGSEDMGYVFFSTHPFFPGKVMVMAVAKGLAPGPHGFHVHAGTSCSPTPATNGTAAVPGGAAGGHFNPTNASHGAHAGDLGNLVAGVDGRAGLVAFTDKLSLDPADPAYIMGRAVVVHRDIDDGVSQPAGNAGPRVLCGVIADETTPDPDGFAGAMLSVATPNGSGEPVGEAMFIQWDNATWAFAYASNLTVGPHGIHVHANGSCDPTPATNTTAAVPAGGAGGHFNPTNATHGQHAGDLGNLVAGADGVGTLTILAPGLSLDPASPNYVGDRSVVVHAKADDGVTDPSGNSGARVLCGIVTSHAE